CAAAATAACAGCAAGACAGGCGTTCTAGCAGAGACAAAATACTAGAACCGACATACTAAAAACGCATCTTTGTTTATGGGAGATTTTAGGAAATACAACACCATGGGTATACAGAGCCAACTGTTTTACTTGGCAATGATAACTATACAAGAATGTTTTGGCCTCTGTttgtgtttaaaaaaaagactatGCGAGGTATTCTAACTGCTTCCTGATTGGCACACAAATATAGATATTTATCCACCCACATTTAAAAAACAGAAGTCCTTCTGCCCCTCTCTTTGATAAAACCGCCAACATCCGACGATACTTGCCTTTTAGCTCGTGTgcctttttaaaatttcatcTAGCGGTGTAGTAATTTCATCTAATTTATTTTGTGCGCACTTTCTTTTTCACGAGTATCCGACGAAGCGCTAGCTTTTTGCCTCTTAACCTTTTAATGGGACTTAGCTCGTTGTCTTTGATTTGCCTCTATGCCCTCTATAAAAATTTAAGTCAATTAAAGTAACAAAGTGCGACAAATCAACAGTAAATGTTACTTCGTGAAGTTCTCGGAAAATCTTAGTGGAGATAATAAGTGTCGGGATTTTTTCATTTAGGAAATAAACAGCTAATGACTCGCATTGAACTCAATGTCTACAAATGTCATGCCATATTTATAGGTTTACAAGCACTGGTTTGAACTGTGATGAATTTCGAGCAAATTACGTTAAGTGCTATGATTTGTCGGAGGCGTATGAATGAAATTGACAACAAAGAGATTAAAATCAATTTACGACAAGTGATCCGTTGCTATCTACCGGCTTGGAGAAAGAGTGTTAAACTTGTACTCATGTATTTAAAAGGACATTAACTTCTCGATTTGAGGAACTAGTAAAATCCGATTTTGTGGCTGATAAATTTAGACACCAAGCACCGAAATTCGCATGTTCGACGAGCTTTCGTGTATAAAATGATAACTGAAGAATGGACAAAGAGGCAAGAAGGtttataaaaaagatttaACAGCAAAGTTGTAACTGTTGAAAACAGTCACAAAGTGTGCAGCCAAAGAAATTTCAATTCCTTATTTCTTTGAACTAAAAAATGCATAAGATTTAATTCAcgatacagtaaaaaaaagcattcTAAAAAGAAATGTATGATTGGATTAAACATTTAAAGTGTCCTATAGGAAAAACATCAGTATTTATTACAGGGCTGTTTGTAACGAAAGGAGAGAGTGGCCGAGAGTTGTATGCCATACCTGTAGGGCGGCGATCGTCCTCCGAGAGCGCTTGCTGAAAACTGTGCTCAGGTATGTTTGACAGGATCTTTTTATAGAAATCCCCAGCTAAGTACTAGAAATAGCATAAATGATTCATTCACACAAAGCTTTAAAAGCGTCTGATATCCATAATGAATGGTGCAAAGTATATTTGACTAAACTGTTATGGGGATGGTTAGCAGAGGAAATAGCCCAGGGGGAGCATAGCCATATAGGGAACACAAAGAGTTCGCATGCCCTACTTTGTCTTCGTGCGCTGCTACGGGTTTTCTCGAGACCAGAAATGTGTAACCTTAGGATTATCATGATATGTAGATTTGACCATGTTTGAAAAGAGGGTGATGATAGAAACGTAGAACGCATTTGCGAGTTTTCTAGAAGCGCGCACATGAATATGGATTTGGTGGGATCCACTTTACTTCCAAAATCCACTTGCTTTTTTGTTCTATTAACGGGACCGGAACGTTACACCTTCAATTACACCAAATAGCAATAGCGAGAAAATTATCACTGGAGCGGATAAATTGAAAGCCATCATCACCTGACGCGTGGCCTTGGCGCTTTTTGGACCGATTAGAAATGATTTCATGGTGCAATGTTCACGATATGAGCGGGAAAACGTTATGGGAGCCGCAGGCGAATAATTTATATAACGTTTATAGCTCGGGCCATATCACACCACACAAGATCGTTACTTTGGAATCTGTACCAATACTTTAGTAATCGAATTTTGTGTACCTTTTAGGATAATAGATACTAGTCTTTTATTAGTCAAATAAAGAGTTTTAAAGAAATGTGCGAGTGTTTAGACCTAAGTTTAGTACTTTCTTAGTGTTGTGTTACTTCGTTTGGCAACACTCTTCTTCACGAAGAAGCAAGCAATCATAAACATGATCGATTAATTGATCTGAAATTGCGAAACCAAGTAATTTAGCAGAGACAAGCACCACACATAATAAATACACTATCGTGCCGCGTAAAACACCCCGGCATACGTACAGCTGTGACTTGTGAATGATACTTGAGGACTTTACTAAAGTCTTATCCAAAGGAAGAGAGAGAGTCTGTCAATCTCGATATCTCGTACGTTCCTTGTTTTGCAGTTTTGTCAAGTTCATGAAATTTTTAAACaagaaattaagaaaaaaggCAGCATGTACAAACTATTAATTTATATATCATTATGAATAAAACTGGAATATAGAAAAGCTTTACGTGGGGATGGACGATTTCATATGAATGTTCAGTCGCTCTTGCACGCTTAGTTACCTAAGGGGATTTGTTTCGCACTTCTGCGTTGACAAAagcataaaaatatttaaaacttCCACCATTTataagacaaacaaacaaatacacTTTTAgcattattatatttaaaaaaagatgttttcaGCTAACATTACTCAAAGGGAATAAAGATCAATAATAAAGATTTTTTACTCGCCATTAGATCAATGTTGAAATTAAAAATGTATTGAATATTAACgatacaaaataatatttaaaaagagtCCTATCATTGCGAGATATCGGCAAGCTGAGGGAATTTGTTGTCGTAACTTGAATAACGTTAGGAAAGAACAAGATCGATTAGAAACGAGTTTCCAGTAGGAATATTTATGAAAATTCCACCCATCATATGGCTAACGAATGTAAGAGAAAACTGCTGAATTCAACTGAAAGAAGGTAGATAGCCCAGTGGTAAGGACTATTTTGACAAGAATcatttgaaaaacaaatatttttatcaaaagcTCTAACACTTACACGTATTCTGAAAACTTGTGAATAATATTCTGGCTACATGCTAGCAAACTATGATCCAAAATGGAGTCAAAATTTCGCCGTTACTCGAAAATCTCTCTTCAACAGTACTAGATTAGAGACTCTAATCCAGATAAATGGCAGACTAAGGACGCTAACTCCTGGACACACCTTGCTTCTCGTTGTTGTTTCCGGATAAAAGCGAGGTGGTGATTCGTGAAATGCGTGCTTTGGCTAGTAATCCAAGGATAACCATTTCTTCTTTATAAGGATTGAAAAGTGCCTTTTAAGGCTGGAAGTGGAGTTGAACTCTTAAAAATCAAATAGAAAGCAAACTTTTTCAAACAGTGATTCATATTCGCGTATTGGcctgaaaatatttttaaatgattCGTCTGTACTTACGAGAACAATCTGTTTTCAAGGTTCCCTCTCCTTGGTTGGCGCTTTCTCTGTCGTCTGATGGAGCACTACGAGAATCGGTGGTTAATAACGCTACCAccggaaaaaaaacatcaaaacttATAACAGCAGGGTGCCagaagaaaacagaaactggtGAAAAAGCTCAATAACCAATCTCTGTTTGTTGTCCGATCGAGTGGGCTAGGAGTGATGATTCACTCTTCTTCGCGGGGAGTGTTCATTGCACTCATGCAGCTGCCCGATAGTTTACCGAAATAAACGCCAAGGAACCCAACAAACTGTCAACGAAAAAAGGCCATGCAACTGTTAAATCACGGGAAAGACGATCAATTATAATGCCTTATATTTCAAtgttatatttattcaaaacTTTAAACAATTACCCAAGTTGTGCACTTAATGCAATATTTGTTCTCTTCAAATTATGATGTAAACgtttttaagaaatatttaCTATCACATCCAGAATCTTCTATATTGAGCACGTTTgctgtttctatttttttcctttttttccattGGAAAAGAACTTTTAACTTCATAACCAACGTAAAGCATCTCCACTAAAATTTCTAAGGAAATAAGAAAATTCCGATTCCTCctgattaaataaaaaatagcgtAATTAGAGGATTGTTTGGATAACTTTTTGACGGAGTGATGTCGGCGTCCGTTCATTGATAACGAAGTCAATAACGCAAATGAAGCTTCAAGGAGGTTGACATGAGCAGTGGCATTCCACCGGCGTTAAAATtgagttttatttatttatgtaattACTAGCGGTCGACTCTAACAGTTTAGCTTTCCGCGGGGTCACTGTGTTTATTAGATTACTCCCACTGCGCTACGATACATTATGCTAAatatgatatatattttttgcgcGCTTTCCTTAGATATTATTTCTCGAAATATGGATACCATGGCGGTATTATTATGCTCAATGCTCCAACTACAGTTTTATGATCAATATTATGCCGGTATAATGTATTTAGCCCGCACCATGTAAACAATCCCTTATTACTTTTGAACTAAAATCTTCCTTTAATAACACGTGTGGAAACTTTCTTATAATCCAGCTTTTTGGGGACCTTTACATTTTCAAAGCAAACCTACTCATACGAATGGCCTTTTCGCAAGTCCCAGCACAATAAACCTACTCATACGAATGGCCTTTTCGCAAGTCCCAGCACAATGAATAAAGTTAATGAGGGGACAGAAAATTAGGTTTAAGTACCACGACTAAACAACTCATTTGAAATTGTGAAATTGAAGAGGCTGCATATATGCCCTGCTTATATCGTTTAGATTTTACGTGTTAACCTATGACAATTAGTACAATTTCCATCTAGTTATTTTAAAGTatcttgaatttgattttTCATTGTGAGTTCGTAGTTGTGTATTCTTTTAATTCTCTTTGAGATGTGGCAAACATGTATGTGTATTGATGAAAAACGACTTAAAAGTTACCTACGAATCAGATAGCCATTAGCAGTATAAACGAGGATCCATGCTTCAAATTACTATAGATTTCGTTAGTGGCCGCAGATGTTTGCACCGACAAATAATGAAATCATAACACTTTTGTCACAATTACTTCTTGTTCCGAGACACCTAAAGCGAGTGGGACTCAAATAATGAAATGCCACACACGGAATTGGTTTTAATAATACATTTGTTGCTCAATAAATGAAGAGTATAATTTTACGGAATAGCCAATAATGTCCATGATAATATGCTGTCTAGCACCTGGTTGAAGATTCTTTTCATAAGTACAAAAAAGGTCCTGTGTTAAAAGTGAGCACAAGCTTATTTAGGAATGAGATCATCGATAGCTTTTCCTTCCTCAAGTCTCTTCTCCATCTCTATAAGAAGCCCGACACCGTCCACCATTCCTTGCACAAGCTCCACCTCAGAGAAGCCAATTCTGTCCGCGTTAGAGATGTCATAAACGCCGCCCACAGACGCAGTGTCCACGCCACCTGTGCCTCGCTTCTGGAGCTTCAGCTTTGCCAAGATAGCGTCGAGTCTCTTTTCGTCCTGGCTTAGAAGCGGGATTTTCAGGTGCACGCCCGCGCGTAGCCCGGTGCCGAGGTTTGACGGACACGTCAGCACATACCCCAGGTGCTCATTCCACATGAACTCGTACCCAGCCTCTTTGATAAGCGACTCGACTTTATTGAGGCCGTTGCAGAAGCGCGTGAAGACTGCGCGCATATCCCCGCCTTTCTCCATGGAGATGACGCGAGTGTGGTCCTCCTCGTTCACCCACACAAGGAAGTTCTTGTTTTCATTGTGCCAGATCCCGCGGGCGTCGGGCCAATCCCGCGCCATTCCTGCGCATGTCAAAAGAGGAGAGACGGGTTTGTCAAACAGGAAGTGGTCGTTAATGAGCTGTTCTTGCTCTTCGTCGGTCATCTTGTTCAGGGGGTAGTACTTTCCCTATGATTCAAACAAAATTACAAAGTAACAGAATTAGAAAACATAAACCTAAACATGACGAGATTGGGGTGTTCTTATGAAGTGTTTATGTATCAATGATAGTTCTCACTAGAAAGCAAGCGCAAACGGGACTGCAATCACAAGCGCACCACAAGTTAGCGAACAAGCGCCTTACTGTGCTGCTTCAGAGCAAAAATGTTTTGGTCACACGAGAATTGGGGGCTATGGTCTGtctctttaatctttaataaATTACTCCCCTATATAATAGTATCAAGTAGCTTACGCTAATACTGGGGAGGGCACCGCCAGTTTACAGCCGGCGGAGATGCGGAGGCACTTTGATAATTTCTAAGTCAATCGAACgcaaatgaaagaaaattaaGCATTTGTAttcttttgtttgatattactcatCGTTCACTTAAAAAGTACAATAAAACCTTGAATGCATAGTGCTTATTTCATACCTTGAACTCGCCATCGAGTTTTGCTAAGGCGTCCACCGAAATCTTTTCAACCGAACGTCGCTCAGCGCGGCTACAATGCGGAGGGAGACAAAATCCCCGGATGCTGCGTCCAGTGCGCACGCGCGAGGACAGCACATATTTGGGGTCAAGTGCGCCACCCTTTAAATTGTCTGGATTCAAGTCAGTCTTGTGTTTGTCCGTCTTTTTGTATCCCCCATGACGCAGCTCAATGACCGGATCCAGTAATTCAGCGAAGACGTCATAGCTTTCCTCATCACCAGCAACACATCCAACAGTCATGATGAATGGATGGCCTAGGACATGAGATGAATTCATAACAACAGGAGCTAAGATGGTCAAAGCCCATAGAATTGGTTAAAACGCATACTTGACATCTACAATCACCAGTACGCAGCAACTTCACTTTGATCCCCATTATTCGACTCAAGGAGCTGGTAAAGCATACCCGTGTTACAACACTCGCTAACATGTCCGCCTGCAAGCGCGCGCATGTAAAATGACGAAGATTTTCGATCAACGGATAGTTTTTTTtgaagaaaatgttttctttttcaaatattttttcggAAAACGGGAGAAAAGTAATATGGAGAAATTGAGTAAAACTATTAACTGTAACCAAGCAACGAAATTGATATTGTGGAAAGAGAAATAAATACGAAGTTTGCTGAGCAAACCATGATTCCAAATGGGTACTGATGAAAGAGTATTTGGATTTTGCATTTCCTCAAATTGCTTTATTAAAATCTGTGGAATTTAGAGGCATCCCAATACCTGGATTGTCGACTCCAGTTTGGATGATGTCATCGAGGGTGAATCCATTCTTGGTAGATTTGTCCCTCAGACTCCTGTATATCTCTTTGGTTAGCACTTTAGCCATGTAGTTATTGTGCTGTGACAGATCAGGGAAGTCATCGTCTGCGCTGAACTGCTTGTAGGCGGATTTCACGCTAGTCATCTTGCCCGTTGCTAACTTACGAACTCCTTTTCTTGGGTGATTTGCGCGCGTTCTAATGATGGCGTTGGTAATTACAGTTTAATCACGTCATAACTAGTGTTAGGTATAATAAATGACGTttgaccacaggtagcccaagctctctATTTGCGCCTTAGTGattttacagaaaaaaattatgaaaaaaggtgaaaagtaaaaaattaGTCCTGAACAGTGATTGAATCGTGATTCTTTAAAACGCTTTTAGACGTTAAAAAACGGGCATAGGAAACACGCAAAATGtgaacaaaaacacaataaactatttttttcctttgcaaCCAGTACAATTTTTACTATAAAACCAATAGTAGCCACAAATAGAGCTTGGGCTGTGTGGTTTGACGCGAGACGGACACAGAGATAGAAAAAATGGCCTGCGCGAGAACGCTTTTAGAACCAATTAAAATTCAGACATCGTTACCACCCCCGCTAGGAAATATAAATAGTTTTACTGGGCCCTTATTACAAATAGTCCACGTATCTGGTGCGTTGAACATCTGTATGTTTAAGCGAGAGAAAAATAGCGCTAAGATGTCAAAACTGTTGGTtgctgatttaaaaaaataataataaaatgaacAATTTGGCCGACGAACTGAATAGATAGGAGAGAACCCTTTTGTGGGAGCTAGAAAACGTCGTGACCAAAGTAGTCTCGATCGAGGCTGAAGGTTGCCATAACTATGTTGGCATTGAAACTAGTGGCCAGTTAACATCAAAGACGGTATTACTAGCCGAtatgttatatttatttt
The sequence above is a segment of the Nematostella vectensis chromosome 2, jaNemVect1.1, whole genome shotgun sequence genome. Coding sequences within it:
- the LOC5518278 gene encoding creatine kinase B-type — encoded protein: MTSVKSAYKQFSADDDFPDLSQHNNYMAKVLTKEIYRSLRDKSTKNGFTLDDIIQTGVDNPGHPFIMTVGCVAGDEESYDVFAELLDPVIELRHGGYKKTDKHKTDLNPDNLKGGALDPKYVLSSRVRTGRSIRGFCLPPHCSRAERRSVEKISVDALAKLDGEFKGKYYPLNKMTDEEQEQLINDHFLFDKPVSPLLTCAGMARDWPDARGIWHNENKNFLVWVNEEDHTRVISMEKGGDMRAVFTRFCNGLNKVESLIKEAGYEFMWNEHLGYVLTCPSNLGTGLRAGVHLKIPLLSQDEKRLDAILAKLKLQKRGTGGVDTASVGGVYDISNADRIGFSEVELVQGMVDGVGLLIEMEKRLEEGKAIDDLIPK